From a region of the Mercurialis annua linkage group LG1-X, ddMerAnnu1.2, whole genome shotgun sequence genome:
- the LOC126665377 gene encoding uncharacterized protein LOC126665377: MATEKTAMATKEAKKTTKIEKLFCVERVLLTLFAERFLYMLYAIEPSSTVFDKHYVFANFLYFSLYILVIFVLATNATILISMLFNNRSADAEPERKLENREVFLLILMERLIIIKLFIEFFRGGQGNEEAIAVSTLMAILFSVSTIAYTYHYYRIYSKIYFQVEEKETLVAEQQEKIDGDGDDDDDDDDEYCWIGSKQEKEAADKVKMMKKKHEEEWKKRVLMFHDLIGFFMD, from the exons ATGGCGACGGAGAAAACAGCAATGGCGACCAAGGAGGCGAAGAAGACGACAAAGATTGAGAAACTATTCTGTGTTGAGAGAGTTCTCTTGACTTTATTTGCAGAGCGATTTCTGTATATGTTATATGCTATTGAACCTTCTTCGACTGTGTTTGATAAACATTATGTTTTTgctaattttctttattttagtcTTTATATTCTCGTCATCTTTGTTCTCGCCACCAACGCCACCATTCTTATATCCATGCTCTTTAACAACCGTTCT GCGGACGCGGAACCTGAAAGAAAATTAGAGAACAGAGAagtatttttattgattttgatgGAACGATtgattatcataaaattatttatagaattCTTTCGTGGAGGACAAGGAAACGAAGAGGCTATAGCAGTTTCTACTTTGATGGCTATTCTTTTTTCTGTGTCCACTATAGCATATACGTACCATTACTACCGAATCTACTCTAAGATCTATTTTCAAGTCGAGGAAAAAGAGACGTTAGTAGCCGAGCAACAGGAGAAAATTGACGGTGACGGAGACGACGACgacgatgatgatgatgagtATTGTTGGATTGGGAGCAAACAAGAGAAAGAAGCTGCGGATAAAGtgaagatgatgaagaagaagcatGAAGAAGAATGGAAGAAGAGGGTATTAATGTTCCATGATTTAATAGGGTTTTTTATGGATTAA